Part of the Tepidisphaeraceae bacterium genome is shown below.
GACTGCTGGGCGTCGTCGCCCTGCTGACCCGAACCTTCTGCGGCCGACTCTTCACCTTCGGCCGACTCGTCGTCCTGATCGTCCTGGTCATCCTGCACGTCCTGCGGCGCGACTTCGCGTTCAGCGTTGTTCCGCGAGCGGCCACCGCGATCGTCCCGACGGCCCTGCGCGGCGCGCTGCGGCGGTGACGACGGCTCCTCTTCGCTGTCGCTTTCCTGCGCTTCCTCGGCGGTCTCGCGGGCGAAGCGTTCGTCCTCGTCCTCCTCATCCTCCATCGCGCGGGCCGCGGGCCGGCTTTGCTGCTGCTGATTCCGACCACCACCGTCGCGGCGATCGTTGCGACCACCACCCCGACCACCGCGGCCACCACCACCGCCGCGTGTGCCCAGCTGGGTCACGTGGCCCATCTGCGGCAGCGTCATGCCCAGTTCTTCCAAGATGACCGCGCCGTCGCGCGCATCGAACAGCGACAGCTTCAGCTCATCCAGGCCAAGCGACGCGTCGGAGCGAATCAGGACCTTCTTCTGCGTCTCGTCCTCCAGCTCCGCCAGCTGGCGGCGCTTCTTGTTCAACAGCGAGAAGGCTACGTCGGGGCAGCAGGCCAGCTCGACGCGTACCACGCGCTGGTCGTGAGCCGCGATCGCCAGCTTGCGCATGACGTCGAGCGCCATGCTCTCGGGCGTCTTCACGAGGCCGGCGCCCTTGCAGTGCGGGCAGTCGAAGTAGACCGACCGCTTCAGGCTCGGCCGCATGCGCTGGCGCGTCATCTCGATGATGCCGAACTGGCTCATGCGCAGGACCTTGGTCTTGGCCCGGTCGCGCTTGAAGTTGTCGTCGAGGCGCTTCTCCAGCTCGCGGCGGTGCCGGTCGTAGCGCAAATCAATGAAGTCGCAGATGATCACGCCGCCCAAGTCGCGCAGCTTCAGCTGGCGGCAGATCTCGTCGGCGGCCTCCATGTCGACGCGGAAGGCGGTCGTCTCGGCGTCGCCGCTCTCGCGGTTCTTGCCGCTGTTGACGTCGATCGCGACGATCGCCTCGGTGCTGTCGATGACCAGCGACCCACCGCTGGGCAGCGGCACGTGGCGGCTGTACATCATCTCGATGTCGCGCTCGATGCCGTACTGGTGGAACAGCGGCACCCCGTCCTCGTACACGTCGACCTTGTTCTTCGTGCGCGGCGCGGTGATCTTGATCACGTCCTTCACGCGCCTGGCGACGTCCTTGTTGTCGACGACGATGCGCTCGACGTCGCTGGTGAACACGTCGCGCACCGTGCGCGTGACGAGGTCGCCCTCGGTGTACAGCTCGACCGGGCCGGGCTCCTTCTGCTTCTTCTCGATCGTCTCCCACAGGCGCGTGAGGTACTTCAGGTCGCGCTCGATCTCGGTCTTGGCCTTGCCGATGCCGGCGGTGCGGATGATGAACGCGACGTCCTTCGGGGGCTTCAGGCCGTCGAGGATGGTGCGCAGGCGACGGCGCTCGGCGTCGTCCTCGATCTTCTTGCTGACACCCATCTTGCCCATGCCGGGCATCATCACGAGGATGCGCCCGGGGATGGAGATGTAGCTGGTGAGCGTCGGCCCCTTGGTGCCGATGCCCTCCTTGATGATCTGCACGATGATCTCGTCGCCCCGACGCAGGCAGCGCTGGATGGGCGGGCGGTCGCGGCGGGCCATTTTTCGGCCGACGGTTTCCTGGTAGTCGGAACCGTCTCGACCGAAGTAGGTGGGCATCAGGTCGCTGATGTGCAGGAAGCCGTTGCGGCCCATGCCGAAATCGACGAACGCGGCCTGGATGCTCGGCTCGACGTTGGTGACGCGACCCTTGTAGATGTTGCCGACGTGGCTGGTGGCGCTGTTGCGCTCCATGTACAGCTCTTCGAGCCGTCCATCCTCAACCAACGCGATCCGGCACTCTTCCCCTTCGCTGACGTTAATCAGCATTTCCTTCGACATGTTTTTCGTCCGTGGTCAGTGGTCCGTGGTCAGCTGTGGGGTCATCGCGCCCGGCGTCGCAACCTGCGACGAACAACGGACAGCGGACCACGAACAACCGACGGAGACGATGCGTGCCGCGCGCGATCCACGCGCACGGGCTTTGGCTAAAAGGCTTCCGGGATGATCTTGCGGGTCTCCTCACGCAAGAAGTGCATCACCTGTCGTTCGCTGTCGAAGCTCATCACCTTGCGGGCGACCTGCTTCGCGTGCTCCATGGTGGTGGAGCGAATGATTTTCTTCACCTCTGGGATGTCCGGCCCGTTCATCGAAAAGATGTTCAGTCCCAGGCCCAGGAGCAAGAGAGTGTACAACGGGTCGCCCGCCATTTCACCACACACGCTGCAACTGATCGAGTTTCTCGCCGCGGCGCGGATGACGTCGCGAATGAGTCGCAGCACCGCCGGGTGCGCCGGGCAGAAGAGCCCGGCGACCTTTTCGTTGGTGCGGTCGACCGCCAGCGTGTACTGGATGAGGTCGTTGGTGCCGATGCTGAAGAAGTTCACTTCCTTGGCGCACTGGTCGGCCATCAGCGCCACCGCGGGCACCTCGATCATCATGCCGATCGGGATGTCCTCACGGAAGCGGACACCGTCGTCCTCCAGCTCTTCCGTGACGTCCTTCAGGATCATCTTCGCCTGGCGCAGTTCCATGATCGTGCTGATCATGGGGAACATGATGCGCACGTCACCGAGCACGCTGGCCCGCATGATCGCGCGCAGCTGACGCTTGAACATCGGGATGTCGTGCAGGCACATGCGGATGCTGCGATCGCCCAGGAACGGGTTGCGCTCCGGGTTGGCCAGCTGCGCCTGCGTGTACTTGTCGGCCCCAAGGTCGAGCGTGCGAATGACCAGCGGGCGACCATCGATGCCGGCCAAAGCTTCGGCGTAGGCGTTGTAGTGGTCTTCCTCGGTCGGTTCCTTCCCCATCATGCTGAGGTAGAGGAACTCGGTGCGGTACAGGCCGACGCCCTGCGCACCGTTGGAGAGCGCCAGCGGAATATCGTTGGTGCCCTCGATGTTCG
Proteins encoded:
- a CDS encoding Rne/Rng family ribonuclease produces the protein MSKEMLINVSEGEECRIALVEDGRLEELYMERNSATSHVGNIYKGRVTNVEPSIQAAFVDFGMGRNGFLHISDLMPTYFGRDGSDYQETVGRKMARRDRPPIQRCLRRGDEIIVQIIKEGIGTKGPTLTSYISIPGRILVMMPGMGKMGVSKKIEDDAERRRLRTILDGLKPPKDVAFIIRTAGIGKAKTEIERDLKYLTRLWETIEKKQKEPGPVELYTEGDLVTRTVRDVFTSDVERIVVDNKDVARRVKDVIKITAPRTKNKVDVYEDGVPLFHQYGIERDIEMMYSRHVPLPSGGSLVIDSTEAIVAIDVNSGKNRESGDAETTAFRVDMEAADEICRQLKLRDLGGVIICDFIDLRYDRHRRELEKRLDDNFKRDRAKTKVLRMSQFGIIEMTRQRMRPSLKRSVYFDCPHCKGAGLVKTPESMALDVMRKLAIAAHDQRVVRVELACCPDVAFSLLNKKRRQLAELEDETQKKVLIRSDASLGLDELKLSLFDARDGAVILEELGMTLPQMGHVTQLGTRGGGGGRGGRGGGRNDRRDGGGRNQQQQSRPAARAMEDEEDEDERFARETAEEAQESDSEEEPSSPPQRAAQGRRDDRGGRSRNNAEREVAPQDVQDDQDDQDDESAEGEESAAEGSGQQGDDAQQSSEGGRRRRRRRRGRRGRSNGDAPREQQSEDRADSPNASYNQGRRADGSFENVTEMETVDFGDEDEDEGAQEAAPAASNFDDTHEDENDPPQPLTNESRPIDRGNGRRRGRGGRDRGGREGGNRAGGGGGDNRRNQQPPTRIPPKPQQVAKPVVASDDEEEGEEVNGNLAPAAAGAEGETGEQPQKRRRRRGGRRHRRRRENQMARENTAVGLLPPSPNDSGEAIASADDDDQYVDAELDDAEGDEEVEAVDVADTEEAEAPPAPEPVAKVPARDQRSSTSRSNRVRRPSPPPAPLPVVKTGSTDKHLVAEEVDADEEVAPEVDAIEDTAEAEAPAPARRVRTSRRAPSSYSDLDAIPDDYD
- the ptsP gene encoding phosphoenolpyruvate--protein phosphotransferase — protein: MEIKKGIGVSPGVVIGTAIVLDAEDLLIPKRNVAPDQVAGEVARFHTAIDDSLKDLTQLRDETATKYGKEIGGIVNFHLGVLKDKSLLKQVDNEIKTQLATAEYAVSSVMRRYAQQFGQMTDRYFSERVKDVHDIEKRVLRTLIGQKHEDLLHLTSDVIVIAHDLLPSQTAALDRTHVKGFATDVGGRTSHTAIVARAMGIPAVVGLGDLTSHVSGGDIVIIDGKNGVVIVNPDADQIAEYRQDQASFVHHENELRELINLPAETKDGHSVSVQANIEGTNDIPLALSNGAQGVGLYRTEFLYLSMMGKEPTEEDHYNAYAEALAGIDGRPLVIRTLDLGADKYTQAQLANPERNPFLGDRSIRMCLHDIPMFKRQLRAIMRASVLGDVRIMFPMISTIMELRQAKMILKDVTEELEDDGVRFREDIPIGMMIEVPAVALMADQCAKEVNFFSIGTNDLIQYTLAVDRTNEKVAGLFCPAHPAVLRLIRDVIRAAARNSISCSVCGEMAGDPLYTLLLLGLGLNIFSMNGPDIPEVKKIIRSTTMEHAKQVARKVMSFDSERQVMHFLREETRKIIPEAF